A single window of Chloracidobacterium sp. DNA harbors:
- a CDS encoding M1 family metallopeptidase → MKKQISYLVCVILFAVPVLGQNLFMPRNVKAAYANGTRSMDGKPGPKYSQNKSVHNIRMNIAPPNRTISGSEDIIYTNNSAKALPMLTLRFELNVHTPEAMRERPVSSNQLTSDVSVDEFSENGKVKAWTPLIRQKGMTYNSIRLDEPLAPGASVKLSFKWHYELVLESGREGVIDPTSFYIAYFYPRVAVLDDVNGWDNISHTLGHEFFGDFDDYTLEVSVPKNYIVWATGDLTNADEVLKPNIAERLKQSFTSDDVINIATLDEVKSGKVTAQNETNTWKWKAENVSDVAFGLSDHYIWDAGSLVVDKKTGRRSSTQAAYDEPSKNFANMVKYIKSSLEFSSNQWPGVPYPYPKMTIFRGFADMEYPMMANDSSQGRPEMQEFVAAHEIMHSYFPFYMGINERRYAFMEEGWTTAFEYLFNVATFGKPMADPTFKNFRVRGWIANVNSDADIPIMTPENVLTGSGYGSNKYGRAALGYLALKDLLGDVEFRKGLHSFIDNWHGKHPIPWDMYNSFNTATGKDLNWFWNAWFFTYGYIDYSVVGVEKAGNRSTIKIKNLGGFPAPVDVVVTYQDGTTETIHQTPALWQHNSKEASVKIASRKTIKSITLDGGIYLDYNPKDNIWPAE, encoded by the coding sequence ATGAAAAAGCAAATCAGTTATTTAGTGTGTGTGATCTTGTTTGCGGTCCCCGTTTTGGGGCAGAATTTGTTTATGCCGCGGAATGTTAAGGCCGCTTATGCGAACGGGACGCGGAGTATGGATGGAAAGCCGGGACCGAAGTATTCCCAGAATAAATCTGTTCACAATATTCGAATGAATATCGCTCCGCCGAACCGAACGATTAGCGGTTCCGAAGACATTATATACACTAATAACAGCGCAAAGGCTTTGCCGATGCTGACGTTGCGTTTCGAACTAAATGTGCATACGCCGGAAGCGATGCGTGAGCGTCCGGTTAGCTCGAATCAATTGACGTCGGACGTGTCGGTCGACGAATTCTCTGAGAACGGCAAGGTGAAAGCCTGGACGCCGCTCATCAGGCAGAAGGGAATGACGTACAACTCGATCAGGCTAGACGAGCCGCTTGCTCCGGGTGCCTCGGTGAAACTCTCATTTAAGTGGCATTACGAACTCGTTTTGGAGTCGGGACGCGAAGGTGTTATTGATCCAACGTCGTTTTATATCGCCTATTTTTATCCGCGCGTTGCAGTGCTCGATGATGTCAACGGCTGGGACAATATCTCGCATACGTTGGGACACGAGTTTTTTGGTGATTTTGATGATTACACGCTTGAAGTCTCAGTGCCGAAAAACTATATAGTTTGGGCGACAGGTGATCTCACGAATGCCGACGAAGTTTTGAAGCCGAATATAGCAGAACGTCTGAAACAGTCGTTCACCAGTGACGACGTGATAAACATCGCGACACTGGACGAGGTGAAGTCCGGCAAGGTCACGGCACAGAACGAGACAAATACCTGGAAGTGGAAAGCGGAAAATGTTTCGGATGTCGCTTTCGGTTTGTCCGATCATTATATCTGGGACGCTGGCAGCCTCGTCGTAGACAAAAAGACCGGTCGACGCTCAAGTACACAGGCGGCCTACGATGAGCCGTCGAAGAATTTCGCAAATATGGTGAAGTACATAAAGTCTTCGCTTGAGTTCTCATCTAACCAATGGCCGGGAGTTCCGTATCCGTATCCGAAAATGACGATATTTCGCGGTTTCGCCGATATGGAATATCCGATGATGGCGAATGACAGCTCACAGGGGCGGCCGGAAATGCAGGAGTTCGTTGCGGCTCACGAAATAATGCATAGTTATTTCCCGTTCTATATGGGCATTAATGAGCGTCGCTATGCATTTATGGAAGAAGGTTGGACGACAGCGTTTGAGTATCTTTTCAACGTTGCTACTTTCGGTAAACCGATGGCAGATCCGACTTTTAAGAATTTTCGGGTTCGCGGGTGGATAGCCAATGTTAATTCGGACGCCGATATTCCGATTATGACACCTGAAAATGTTTTAACCGGTAGCGGGTACGGGTCGAATAAATACGGCCGTGCTGCACTCGGGTATCTTGCATTGAAAGACCTGCTTGGTGATGTGGAATTTAGAAAGGGACTGCACTCTTTTATCGACAATTGGCACGGTAAGCATCCAATACCGTGGGATATGTACAACAGCTTTAACACGGCCACCGGCAAAGATCTGAATTGGTTTTGGAATGCTTGGTTCTTTACATACGGCTATATCGATTATTCGGTCGTCGGAGTCGAAAAGGCTGGTAATCGTTCGACGATCAAGATCAAGAATCTAGGCGGATTCCCCGCACCCGTGGATGTCGTCGTGACGTACCAAGACGGCACAACCGAAACGATTCACCAAACGCCTGCACTTTGGCAGCACAACTCTAAGGAAGCATCTGTAAAGATCGCCTCCCGCAAAACAATAAAAAGTATCACTCTCGACGGCGGCATTTACTTGGACTACAACCCAAAGGACAATATTTGGCCGGCTGAGTAA
- a CDS encoding metallophosphoesterase, with translation MKNLILIGAILIGVFSANSFGQSTLITRNSVWKYLDNGSNQSTQWQSSNYNDSNWASGNSELGYGDGGETTTVSYGSDANNKYITTYFRKSFVVADPTLYSSLSLSLIRDDGVVVYLNGSEIYRSNMPAGTINYQTLAPVAIGGADESTFLQSTISPNLLVTGNNQLAVEIHQSAITSSDISFDLELLGQNTAPTAAVTRGPYLQMGNESSMTVRWRTDVPTNSQLRFGTLQGSLTSTVDDQTVITDHEIRVSGLQAKTKYYYSIGTTTQVMAGNDTNHFFITSPIARPSDFYRFWVLGDSGTATASARAVRDAYLSFNGSTYTNLVLMLGDNAYQSGTDAEYQAAVFDMYPTVLRQTPLWTTIGNHDTAQSSTPPSSLPYFQMFTLPTGTEGGGVASGTEKYYSFNYGNVHFVCLDSMTSNRSSTSPMLNWLREDLAQNSRPWLVAFWHHPPYTKGSHNSDTEAELIEMRTNVLPILELWGVDLVISGHSHSYERSYFIDGHYGNSTTFNNAMKKMPGGGRENIDGAYRKSYLSPHLANQGAVYAVAGSSGQISGGSLNHPAMFISLNNLGSMVIDVQNDRMNAKFLRENGTVADYFSIIKANPTAASTAIRGTVRSSNGSEMANVRLTITSPSGATRSAISSSFGTFQFDAVAIGETYVISANAKGYTFASRILTVDDELADLEIIAVPQVGYQPPTSRDSKRSFIKMVKTHPVQSGQL, from the coding sequence GGAGAAACTACAACGGTCAGTTATGGCAGTGATGCCAACAACAAGTACATAACCACTTACTTTCGAAAGTCGTTTGTCGTCGCCGATCCGACATTATATTCAAGTTTATCATTAAGCTTAATTCGTGATGACGGAGTTGTTGTCTACTTAAATGGTTCGGAGATATACCGATCAAACATGCCCGCCGGCACGATCAACTACCAGACGTTGGCACCAGTCGCAATCGGCGGAGCGGATGAATCGACTTTTCTACAGTCGACTATTAGTCCGAATTTGCTTGTGACTGGAAACAACCAATTGGCGGTCGAGATTCACCAGTCAGCAATCACGAGCAGCGATATAAGTTTTGATCTCGAATTACTGGGTCAGAATACCGCACCGACCGCGGCGGTTACGCGCGGTCCGTACCTTCAAATGGGCAACGAAAGTTCAATGACCGTGCGATGGCGGACAGACGTCCCAACCAATAGTCAGTTGAGGTTTGGCACCTTGCAGGGAAGTCTAACCAGCACCGTTGATGACCAGACAGTAATAACCGATCATGAGATTCGGGTCTCAGGTCTTCAGGCCAAAACCAAGTATTATTATTCGATCGGCACTACCACGCAGGTAATGGCCGGAAATGACACAAACCATTTCTTTATCACTTCGCCGATCGCTCGTCCGAGCGACTTTTACCGTTTTTGGGTATTGGGCGATTCGGGTACTGCGACCGCCAGTGCCCGCGCGGTACGCGATGCGTATCTTTCTTTCAACGGCAGCACCTATACAAATCTGGTACTTATGCTTGGTGACAATGCCTATCAGTCTGGCACGGATGCAGAATATCAAGCTGCGGTTTTCGACATGTATCCGACCGTTCTTCGTCAAACACCGCTTTGGACGACGATCGGTAACCACGATACGGCACAGTCTTCAACGCCCCCGAGTAGCCTGCCGTATTTTCAGATGTTCACACTGCCCACGGGAACCGAGGGCGGCGGCGTTGCGTCCGGAACCGAGAAATATTACTCATTCAATTATGGAAATGTTCATTTTGTATGTCTCGATTCAATGACTTCAAACCGTTCTTCGACAAGTCCAATGTTGAATTGGCTCAGAGAGGATCTGGCCCAAAACTCGCGGCCATGGCTTGTGGCGTTTTGGCATCATCCACCTTATACAAAGGGCTCGCACAATTCTGACACCGAAGCCGAGCTGATCGAAATGAGGACGAATGTGCTTCCGATCTTGGAATTATGGGGCGTTGATCTTGTGATATCCGGACACAGTCATTCGTACGAACGTTCGTATTTTATCGACGGGCACTATGGCAATTCGACGACGTTTAACAATGCGATGAAAAAGATGCCCGGCGGCGGCCGCGAAAATATCGACGGTGCCTATCGAAAATCGTATTTGAGCCCGCACTTGGCCAATCAAGGCGCGGTGTACGCTGTCGCCGGCAGCTCAGGACAGATTTCGGGGGGTTCCCTAAACCATCCTGCGATGTTCATTTCACTCAACAACCTGGGATCAATGGTCATCGACGTGCAAAACGACCGAATGAATGCGAAATTTCTTCGTGAAAATGGAACTGTCGCCGATTATTTTTCGATTATTAAGGCTAACCCGACAGCGGCTTCGACCGCGATTCGCGGCACGGTAAGGTCGTCGAATGGATCCGAGATGGCAAATGTTCGATTAACCATTACTAGCCCATCTGGGGCGACACGGTCGGCGATATCGAGTTCATTTGGCACCTTTCAGTTTGATGCGGTAGCAATTGGCGAGACTTATGTTATCTCCGCAAACGCAAAAGGCTACACATTCGCGTCCCGGATCTTAACCGTCGATGACGAATTGGCCGATCTTGAGATCATCGCCGTTCCTCAGGTTGGATATCAACCCCCAACTTCACGTGATAGCAAAAGAAGTTTTATTAAGATGGTCAAAACTCACCCCGTCCAAAGCGGTCAATTATGA
- the metX gene encoding homoserine O-acetyltransferase produces the protein MFEIDFCSNEPFELGSGDVLTELRLRCSIYGQLNADKSNAVLVFHALTGSSRIGEWWNGILGEGCALDTRRYAFICVNYLGSCYGTTSARSLKRRYRELPIVTTRDIVRANATLFEYLGIRKFRAVIGGSVGGMLALQFAAEYPEMTDEIVSIAATPLSAMGLALNHIQRQAISRNDIDLARKIAVVSYKSSRQFTQRFGRNPNRNGEDPHSRTQDRFDIGGYLDHHGKGFRERFEIESYDLITKAMDLFDLSDHDISRIRANVALVGISSDWLFPASEVSELARRLSKCGVNAGYYEIDSDDGHDAFLSDVAEMSRVLRTVLGRSEVREQIINKEQSAASYAASY, from the coding sequence ATGTTTGAAATAGATTTCTGTTCTAATGAGCCATTTGAGCTTGGGTCGGGCGACGTTCTGACCGAACTGCGTCTCCGCTGTTCGATATACGGCCAGCTTAATGCGGATAAGTCGAACGCCGTGCTCGTCTTTCACGCACTAACTGGAAGTTCACGGATCGGCGAGTGGTGGAACGGTATCTTAGGTGAAGGCTGCGCCTTAGATACTAGACGGTACGCATTCATTTGTGTCAATTATCTTGGTTCGTGCTACGGCACGACTAGTGCCCGTTCGCTGAAACGACGTTATCGTGAATTGCCGATCGTTACCACCCGAGACATCGTCCGAGCAAATGCGACGCTTTTCGAATATCTCGGGATCAGGAAGTTTCGGGCCGTGATCGGCGGCAGTGTGGGAGGTATGCTGGCCTTACAATTTGCCGCAGAGTATCCGGAGATGACGGATGAGATCGTTTCAATTGCAGCCACACCGCTTTCGGCAATGGGGCTCGCACTTAATCACATTCAACGCCAGGCAATAAGCCGAAATGACATCGATCTTGCGCGAAAGATTGCGGTAGTTTCATACAAATCGTCTCGGCAATTCACCCAACGGTTTGGCCGTAATCCGAACCGTAACGGGGAGGACCCACATTCCAGAACACAGGATCGATTCGATATTGGCGGTTACCTCGATCATCACGGCAAAGGGTTTCGGGAGCGTTTCGAAATTGAGAGCTATGACCTGATCACCAAGGCAATGGATCTGTTTGATCTATCGGATCACGATATTTCTCGGATCCGAGCAAATGTTGCTCTCGTCGGCATTTCGAGCGATTGGCTATTCCCCGCATCAGAAGTCTCCGAATTGGCACGACGACTGTCGAAATGCGGCGTCAATGCCGGCTATTATGAGATCGATTCGGATGACGGTCACGACGCATTCCTTTCGGATGTTGCGGAGATGTCGCGCGTGCTCCGCACCGTACTTGGAAGGTCAGAAGTTCGTGAGCAAATTATTAACAAGGAACAAAGTGCGGCTTCGTATGCCGCCAGCTATTGA
- a CDS encoding M20/M25/M40 family metallo-hydrolase has product MSDLFTLTKSLMSIPSVSGEEEPIGFYLRDHLESLDWSVELQKVSENQNNVIATLNDTPRVWLSTHMDTVPPFIPPTEDADKIYGRGSCDAKGIIAAQIKAAESLREDGVNDIGLLFTVDEERASTGAKAANLHPLAAKCEYMINGEPTDNDLAIGSKGTFRVKLTTTGKAAHSAYPEEGESAIEKLLDILDDIRDTRFPNDDFFGETTVNIGTIEGGIALNVIPPRAEAGLAIRLTTKKQPIEEALRKVVRGRGEIEILSFSEPVRMLEVEGFNQKVVRFTTDIPHMPNWGKPLLLGPGSILVAHTKDEFVRKEDLEQAAVLYHNLVLKLLG; this is encoded by the coding sequence ATGTCCGACCTTTTTACACTTACTAAAAGTCTGATGTCGATCCCCTCGGTCTCGGGCGAAGAGGAACCGATCGGTTTTTATCTGCGTGACCATCTGGAATCGCTTGACTGGTCCGTCGAGCTTCAAAAAGTATCCGAGAATCAAAACAATGTTATCGCGACCCTAAACGATACTCCGCGAGTTTGGCTCTCGACCCATATGGACACGGTGCCACCATTTATTCCGCCTACGGAGGATGCGGACAAGATCTACGGTCGCGGTTCGTGCGACGCGAAGGGAATAATCGCGGCCCAGATCAAAGCTGCCGAGTCACTCAGAGAAGATGGCGTAAACGACATCGGACTGCTGTTTACCGTTGACGAAGAGCGTGCATCGACCGGTGCGAAAGCGGCGAATCTGCATCCGCTCGCCGCCAAATGCGAGTATATGATCAATGGCGAACCGACAGACAACGACCTCGCCATCGGTTCGAAGGGCACATTTCGTGTCAAACTTACGACGACCGGAAAGGCCGCTCATTCTGCGTATCCCGAAGAAGGCGAATCCGCGATCGAGAAACTGCTCGACATTCTCGACGACATTCGCGACACGCGTTTCCCGAACGATGATTTTTTTGGCGAGACCACGGTAAATATTGGCACGATCGAAGGCGGCATAGCCCTCAACGTCATTCCGCCGCGAGCCGAGGCAGGCCTTGCCATCCGCCTGACCACAAAAAAACAGCCGATAGAGGAAGCTCTTCGCAAAGTCGTACGTGGCCGCGGGGAGATAGAGATACTCTCATTTAGTGAGCCTGTCCGAATGCTCGAGGTTGAAGGCTTCAACCAAAAGGTCGTACGTTTCACGACCGACATTCCGCATATGCCGAACTGGGGCAAGCCGCTCCTGCTCGGGCCCGGCTCGATCCTCGTAGCACACACGAAAGACGAATTTGTGCGTAAAGAAGATCTCGAACAAGCTGCAGTCCTCTATCACAACCTAGTGTTGAAACTATTAGGCTAA
- a CDS encoding tetratricopeptide repeat protein, whose translation MLKFILCSGMLIIGCSLVATAHDGIHEQIVSVTKAIRKAPNNPALYLKRAELYRLHKEWQNSARDFGKARSIDPKLTIVDLGRGKLLLDSGQFAKAKVALEIFLAKEPRSFEGNLTLARIYRQMKDISSSADFFSRAIGISPQDSIEIYLERSDILASVGNFHGALSGLDEGIIILGPISTLVSAAIDLEIKRGNFNYALLRLDSFSAGLQNKESHLLRRAQIQLMAGRRCEARKSLQMSQSLFDALSPSRRNIRAIKEQTAQLNRSLAAIPANVCDLKQ comes from the coding sequence ATGCTTAAATTCATTTTGTGCTCAGGCATGCTCATCATCGGATGCTCACTTGTCGCGACTGCTCACGATGGTATCCATGAACAAATCGTTTCCGTGACAAAGGCAATTCGAAAGGCACCAAACAATCCGGCACTTTACCTAAAACGGGCTGAGCTTTACCGCCTTCATAAAGAGTGGCAAAACTCTGCACGGGACTTTGGCAAGGCTCGATCGATCGACCCAAAACTGACGATTGTTGACCTCGGGCGCGGCAAGCTCTTGCTTGATTCAGGGCAGTTCGCAAAGGCGAAAGTTGCACTTGAAATTTTTCTCGCCAAGGAGCCGCGAAGTTTCGAGGGTAATCTGACACTTGCCCGAATCTACCGGCAGATGAAAGACATTAGCTCGTCTGCCGACTTTTTCTCGCGCGCGATCGGAATCTCACCGCAAGATTCCATCGAGATATATCTCGAGCGGTCCGATATCTTGGCGTCCGTGGGTAATTTCCATGGAGCCCTAAGTGGCTTGGACGAAGGAATAATTATACTGGGACCGATCTCGACGCTCGTGTCCGCGGCGATTGATCTAGAGATCAAACGCGGTAATTTTAATTACGCACTGCTTAGACTAGACAGCTTTTCGGCCGGTCTGCAAAACAAGGAATCTCATCTGCTACGACGAGCACAAATACAGTTAATGGCGGGAAGACGATGTGAGGCTCGCAAAAGCCTTCAGATGTCTCAAAGCCTGTTCGACGCACTTTCACCTTCTCGAAGGAACATACGGGCGATCAAAGAGCAGACCGCTCAGTTGAACCGATCTTTGGCAGCAATACCGGCAAACGTTTGCGATCTAAAACAGTAA
- a CDS encoding SDR family oxidoreductase, translated as MNDGVFDDPEFVKSVVEGIPLKRVATADDIALSIVFLASDWSRHITGEVININGGAVLCG; from the coding sequence TTGAACGACGGCGTATTTGACGATCCGGAATTCGTAAAGAGCGTCGTCGAGGGCATTCCGCTTAAGCGGGTCGCAACCGCGGACGATATTGCCTTATCGATCGTCTTTCTCGCGTCGGACTGGTCGCGGCATATTACGGGTGAGGTTATCAATATCAATGGTGGAGCAGTGTTATGCGGATGA
- a CDS encoding PLP-dependent cysteine synthase family protein produces the protein MNINKLDEFQNHFAAVPVNTSYVENLIGNTPLLAVHFHYFGKRRTIFAKAEHLNLSGSIKDRMALHIISTAYRDGQINEGDTIVEATSGNTGIAFAAIGHAFGNPVHIFMPEWMSKERISLIKSYGAEVTLVSHEEGGFLGSIELCEKYKRDHKSVFLPHQFSNSANPEAHYLTTAPEIWEQLQNVGFEPDAFVAGVGTGGTIMGVAKFFGEKNKDIKLFPLEPLESPTMSTGHKVGSHRIQGISDEFVPAICELDHLDEVIGVSDGDSILMAQKLASRLGLAVGISSGANFLGALIAQEKLGADAVVATVFCDDNKKYLSTDLVREESVKDDYLSPNIELFGYQTIGRLGLTQASITAF, from the coding sequence ATGAACATTAATAAGCTCGACGAATTTCAAAATCACTTTGCCGCGGTGCCGGTAAACACCAGCTACGTGGAAAATCTTATCGGCAACACGCCGTTGCTTGCTGTCCATTTTCACTACTTCGGTAAACGTAGAACCATCTTTGCTAAGGCAGAGCACCTCAATCTTTCAGGCAGCATCAAGGATCGAATGGCGTTGCATATCATCAGCACCGCCTATCGAGACGGCCAGATAAATGAGGGCGACACTATTGTCGAGGCCACGAGCGGAAATACCGGGATCGCATTTGCAGCGATCGGCCACGCATTCGGGAATCCTGTTCATATTTTTATGCCTGAATGGATGAGCAAAGAGAGGATCTCGCTGATCAAGAGTTACGGGGCGGAGGTAACGCTTGTGAGCCACGAGGAAGGCGGTTTTTTAGGGTCGATCGAGTTATGTGAAAAGTACAAACGTGATCATAAAAGCGTCTTCTTGCCGCATCAATTTTCGAACTCCGCGAACCCGGAGGCCCACTATCTGACAACAGCCCCCGAAATCTGGGAACAATTGCAAAACGTCGGCTTCGAACCCGACGCATTTGTCGCGGGTGTCGGAACGGGTGGAACGATAATGGGCGTTGCCAAATTCTTTGGTGAAAAGAACAAAGATATAAAGCTGTTTCCGCTTGAACCGCTCGAATCACCAACGATGTCGACCGGCCACAAGGTCGGTAGTCATCGCATTCAGGGTATATCGGACGAATTTGTACCGGCAATATGCGAACTTGACCATTTGGACGAGGTGATCGGTGTTTCGGACGGTGACTCGATCCTGATGGCACAAAAATTAGCGTCACGGCTTGGGTTGGCGGTTGGAATATCGTCTGGAGCGAACTTTCTTGGTGCATTGATCGCTCAGGAGAAATTGGGAGCTGATGCGGTCGTGGCAACGGTCTTCTGCGACGACAACAAGAAATATTTGAGCACCGACCTCGTCCGCGAAGAATCGGTCAAGGACGACTATTTGTCGCCGAATATTGAACTTTTTGGATATCAGACGATCGGGCGCCTTGGGTTGACGCAGGCATCGATAACCGCTTTTTAA
- the lysC gene encoding lysine-sensitive aspartokinase 3, translated as MRVALHPTVLKFGGTSVGDVAAFERVFHVVSTQISIRPVVVVSAMTKVTDALLAAFELAKKGDFAEAFLSLEPHFERHAEVSRYFIPPGRPNPFNGELDLARGELSDLLIRVTRRSLPLSILKDAIVSYGEQLSSRLLAEVLKAKGIRARQVDSRRMIVTDDEYGAAQPIWDETEKLVKLELEPIIADGEVPVMGGFIAANRGGETTTLGRGGSDYSAAMTAAALRADQLQIWTDVTGVMTCDPRICGEARTIPVLSYEEAAELAYFGAKVLHPKTIKPAVDHAIPIRVCNTFEPDAVGTMVLADSAEVPNKIKSIAHKNNITILRITSARMLGSYGFMSALFQVFERFRTVIDVISTSEVSVALTLDNTAELEKIVTELKRLGDVEVDSGYAVICVVGEGLRASTGLASSVFSTIRDVNVALISHGASSVNLTFVVKEGLASDVIRELHRSFF; from the coding sequence GTGAGAGTAGCTTTACATCCAACCGTGTTGAAGTTCGGCGGCACGTCAGTTGGTGACGTAGCGGCGTTCGAACGTGTATTTCACGTCGTTTCCACGCAGATATCTATCCGTCCGGTCGTGGTGGTCTCTGCGATGACCAAGGTGACGGACGCCTTGCTTGCGGCGTTTGAGCTGGCCAAGAAAGGTGATTTTGCCGAGGCATTTCTCTCGCTCGAACCGCATTTCGAACGCCACGCCGAAGTTTCGCGGTATTTTATCCCGCCGGGTCGGCCTAACCCGTTCAACGGCGAATTGGACTTGGCACGAGGTGAGCTTTCGGACCTATTGATCCGCGTCACACGCCGCAGTCTGCCGCTGTCAATACTCAAGGACGCGATCGTATCGTACGGCGAACAATTGTCATCGCGACTTCTTGCGGAGGTTCTGAAGGCAAAAGGCATACGTGCACGACAGGTCGATTCGCGGCGGATGATCGTCACTGATGATGAATATGGTGCCGCACAGCCGATATGGGATGAAACCGAAAAGCTAGTCAAACTCGAACTCGAGCCGATTATCGCCGACGGCGAAGTACCCGTAATGGGCGGCTTTATCGCCGCCAATCGGGGCGGCGAAACTACAACACTTGGGCGCGGTGGATCCGACTATTCGGCGGCTATGACGGCGGCAGCACTTCGGGCCGACCAACTGCAGATCTGGACCGATGTGACCGGCGTAATGACGTGTGATCCGCGGATATGCGGCGAGGCTCGCACCATTCCGGTGCTTTCGTATGAAGAGGCTGCCGAACTTGCATATTTTGGAGCCAAAGTCCTACATCCAAAGACCATCAAGCCCGCGGTCGACCACGCCATTCCGATTCGCGTCTGTAATACCTTCGAACCCGACGCGGTCGGCACAATGGTGCTCGCGGATTCTGCTGAGGTGCCGAACAAGATCAAGTCGATCGCACATAAAAATAACATCACGATCCTGCGGATCACGTCGGCCAGAATGCTCGGCAGTTATGGTTTTATGAGCGCGTTATTCCAGGTATTCGAACGCTTTCGTACGGTTATCGACGTAATCTCGACTTCCGAGGTTTCAGTGGCACTTACACTCGATAATACAGCCGAACTGGAAAAGATCGTTACCGAACTAAAGCGACTTGGCGACGTTGAGGTTGATTCCGGCTATGCCGTGATCTGCGTCGTCGGCGAGGGCCTAAGGGCCTCGACGGGCCTAGCATCGTCCGTTTTTTCGACAATTCGGGACGTGAATGTCGCTTTAATCTCACACGGGGCGTCGAGCGTAAATCTGACATTTGTCGTGAAAGAAGGCCTTGCGTCGGATGTGATACGGGAACTCCACAGATCGTTCTTTTAG
- a CDS encoding SDR family NAD(P)-dependent oxidoreductase has translation MNKEIVEQKLPFCLLIGKTAIVTGASRGIGRATAIRLAEAGANVVVNYFQHEAEALAVVRECRNFGVKAVAFQADVSKPIDAERLNEAALREFGGVDIVIANAGIWEGDAVEAMTEDVWDRVIDANLKGTWTICKAVRSLSYLRPPDNAVKRAIQTTRLQKGDRYHLQRRFQTNWRQAFA, from the coding sequence ATGAATAAAGAAATCGTTGAACAAAAATTACCGTTTTGCCTTCTAATCGGCAAAACGGCGATCGTGACCGGAGCGTCACGGGGGATCGGACGCGCAACCGCAATTAGATTGGCCGAGGCCGGAGCCAATGTCGTGGTAAATTACTTTCAACACGAGGCAGAGGCATTGGCCGTCGTACGAGAATGCCGCAATTTCGGTGTAAAAGCGGTCGCGTTTCAAGCAGATGTCTCGAAACCAATCGATGCCGAGCGTTTGAATGAGGCGGCGTTGAGAGAATTTGGCGGTGTTGACATCGTAATTGCAAACGCCGGTATATGGGAAGGCGACGCAGTCGAAGCAATGACCGAGGACGTTTGGGATCGCGTGATCGACGCCAATCTCAAGGGAACGTGGACGATTTGCAAGGCGGTTCGATCGTTATCGTATCTTCGACCGCCGGACAACGCGGTGAAGCGGGCTATTCAAACTACGCGGCTTCAAAAGGGGGACAGATATCATTTACAAAGGCGCTTTCAAACGAACTGGCGCCAAGCATTCGCGTAA